A section of the Entelurus aequoreus isolate RoL-2023_Sb linkage group LG21, RoL_Eaeq_v1.1, whole genome shotgun sequence genome encodes:
- the trim32 gene encoding E3 ubiquitin-protein ligase TRIM32 isoform X4, with protein MTELTDWSFACRACVRQFKRPAQTLTKPPPYDVKPEASLYPLLTVTGGALVVETETKLSGPPPTPVTNEGGAHTASLRLNPPPKLMLSPECKSPLVPKPQNNSHPAENLPNMPNLTRQQIMHESTQNSSLYTPDHFVAINKCPPPVDDSLSRAHQTFLNNTQQSQTLWSPVTVNGSMEGYIDQHPHEPHAYNIRSKKLEGHAYPLFPDNSGRFQYKPFAVADMQAIVDKLPPVSEGGSLWLNTLDKLTAGYTLSVEDFRSILYRCVSTQDGKNTEQQVGLMAESSTSPITPYVTNIATAMRSLFPQDEDDKANDRAARKQLLNLQIAENKRLKEPKGQRSARIYSAVGDLAFEFQQVEERILNRRGTRRLDSGGGQHGASKSVRGRNCFACDQPGHWARECPNISEQERSRFAGKRTLYRRGKGRPPQEPQQEIQTGPLLDMSVNGQCYQFVIDTGATHSILNAEVPKKLCASSLKVKGFAGVTRRLPVTKPLPVQIAGHTLKHPFVIDLHTPCQIGNDLLYRLYPDIQYRTEGTFLVLPDGSTTQLRHHYQGSSMSSYHSLKQQEWLTSNCSNSENPD; from the coding sequence atgacagaattgactgattggtcttttgcctgccgcgcatgcgtaagacaattcaaacgacccgcccagactttgactaagccaccgccctatgacgtaaagccggaggcgtctttatacccacttttgacagtcacaggaggagccctggtggtcgaaacagaaacaaagctctctggtccaccccctactcctgttacaaatgagggcggtgctcacacagcctctctaagattgaaccctcctccaaaactaatgctgtctcctgagtgtaaatcacctctggtgcctaagccccaaaataacagccacccagcggaaaacctcccgaatatgcctaatcttactagacagcagataatgcatgagtcaacgcaaaactcctcactttacacgccagaccattttgttgccataaacaaatgccctcccccagtagatgacagcctctcacgtgcacatcagacattcttgaacaacacacaacagagccagactttgtggtctcctgtaactgttaatggctcaatggaaggctacattgaccaacacccacatgaaccacatgcatacaacatacgctcaaaaaagctggagggacacgcatatccactttttcctgataatagcggcagattccaatataagccttttgctgtggcagacatgcaagccattgttgacaaacttccaccggtgtctgaaggtgggagtctttggcttaACACGTTAGACAAACTAACAGCAGGGTACACTCTCTCAGTAGaagactttagaagcattttgtatcgttgtgtttccacacaagatggcaaaaatacagaacaacaagtaggattaatggctgaatcttcgacctcaccgataacaccatacgttacaaacatagctactgctatgcgcagtctctttcctcaagatgaggatgataaggctaatgacagagcagcaaggaagcaactccttaatttacagatcgctgaaaataaaaggttaaaagaaccaaaaggtcaaagatcagctaggatatattcagcagtgggtgaccttgcttttgagttccaacaggtggaggaaagaatcctcaacagacgtgggaccagacggttggactcgggtggtggacaacacggtgcttcaaagtcagtccggggaagaaactgttttgcctgtgaccagcctggtcactgggctCGAGAATGTCCGAATATTTCTGAACAGGAAAGGTCCCGGTTTGCCGGCAAACGAACATTATAccggcgtggcaaaggacgcccaccgcaggagccccagcaggagatacagactggccccctgctggacatgagtgtcaacggacaatgttatcagttcgtgattgacactggcgccacccattcgattctgaatgcagaggtaccaaagaaactgtgtgcttcctctttaaaggtcaaaggcttcgctggggtcacaagaaggttacctgtcaccaaaccacttccggttcagattgcgggacacacactaaagcaccccttcgtgattgacctgcacacaccctgccagattggtaatgacctcctttacagactgtaccctgacattcaatatcgcacagaaggaaccttcctggtgttacctgacggctcaaccacccagctgcgacaccactaccaaggctcctccatgagctcctaccacagcctgaaacaacaggaatggctgacatccaactgctctaacagtgaaaaccctgactga